In a genomic window of Magnolia sinica isolate HGM2019 chromosome 14, MsV1, whole genome shotgun sequence:
- the LOC131225602 gene encoding leucine-rich repeat extensin-like protein 3 isoform X1: MVPDQLEKPRIMEIQVRMDCNGCVQKIKKALHGIKGIYDVYIDLPQQKLTIVGWADPEMIIKAIKKTRKIATICVHTEASEPQPQTPPAPAESNPPAPDATNPPPIEPLPSEQTPPAEPAKEPSPPENPPQEATPSTAPTDTAPRQPVGPSEPKDVEAVHIIHHHPHDYGYGGPWNTYPSSHVYRQETPQYVTHSYNNYRPSPHISAYVSDHGYPQSPPQNIHYSRTEHYVDEYQGRSNGDGNNITSIFSDENPNACIIA; the protein is encoded by the exons ATGGTTCCTGATCAATTAGAG aagcCGCGTATCATGGAGATACAGGTCCGGATGGACTGTAATGGCTGCGTGCAGAAGATCAAGAAGGCATTGCATGGAATTAAAG GTATATATGATGTCTATATCGATTTACCACAACAAAAGTTGACAATCGTTGGGTGGGCCGATCCTGAAATGATCATCAAAGCCATTAAGAAGACAAGAAAGATTGCCACCATTTGTGTCCACACAGAAGCAAGTGAACCTCAACCACAAACCCCACCAGCACCAGCTGAAAGCAACCCACCGGCCCCAGATGCCACCAATCCGCCACCAATCGAGCCTCTACCCTCAGAACAAACTCCACCGGCCGAGCCCGCTAAAGAACCATCTCCACCGGAAAATCCACCCCAAGAGGCAACCCCATCAACCGCGCCAACCGATACAGCTCCAAGACAACCGGTGGGCCCATCGGAGCCTAAGGACGTCGAAGCGGTCCACATAATACACCATCACCCACACGACTACGGATACGGTGGGCCATGGAACACATACCCTAGCAGCCACGTGTACCGCCAAGAAACTCCACAATATGTTACTCACAGCTACAACAACTACAGACCATCACCACACATTTCAGCTTATGTATCTGATCATGGGTACCCTCAGTCACCACCACAAAACATACATTACAGTAGGACAGAACACTATGTCGACGAGTACCAAGGCCGGAGCAATGGCGATGGGAATAACATTACTTCTATTTTCAGTGACGAGAATCCGAATGCATGCATAATAGCATAG
- the LOC131225602 gene encoding leucine-rich repeat extensin-like protein 3 isoform X2, which translates to MVPDQLEPRIMEIQVRMDCNGCVQKIKKALHGIKGIYDVYIDLPQQKLTIVGWADPEMIIKAIKKTRKIATICVHTEASEPQPQTPPAPAESNPPAPDATNPPPIEPLPSEQTPPAEPAKEPSPPENPPQEATPSTAPTDTAPRQPVGPSEPKDVEAVHIIHHHPHDYGYGGPWNTYPSSHVYRQETPQYVTHSYNNYRPSPHISAYVSDHGYPQSPPQNIHYSRTEHYVDEYQGRSNGDGNNITSIFSDENPNACIIA; encoded by the exons ATGGTTCCTGATCAATTAGAG cCGCGTATCATGGAGATACAGGTCCGGATGGACTGTAATGGCTGCGTGCAGAAGATCAAGAAGGCATTGCATGGAATTAAAG GTATATATGATGTCTATATCGATTTACCACAACAAAAGTTGACAATCGTTGGGTGGGCCGATCCTGAAATGATCATCAAAGCCATTAAGAAGACAAGAAAGATTGCCACCATTTGTGTCCACACAGAAGCAAGTGAACCTCAACCACAAACCCCACCAGCACCAGCTGAAAGCAACCCACCGGCCCCAGATGCCACCAATCCGCCACCAATCGAGCCTCTACCCTCAGAACAAACTCCACCGGCCGAGCCCGCTAAAGAACCATCTCCACCGGAAAATCCACCCCAAGAGGCAACCCCATCAACCGCGCCAACCGATACAGCTCCAAGACAACCGGTGGGCCCATCGGAGCCTAAGGACGTCGAAGCGGTCCACATAATACACCATCACCCACACGACTACGGATACGGTGGGCCATGGAACACATACCCTAGCAGCCACGTGTACCGCCAAGAAACTCCACAATATGTTACTCACAGCTACAACAACTACAGACCATCACCACACATTTCAGCTTATGTATCTGATCATGGGTACCCTCAGTCACCACCACAAAACATACATTACAGTAGGACAGAACACTATGTCGACGAGTACCAAGGCCGGAGCAATGGCGATGGGAATAACATTACTTCTATTTTCAGTGACGAGAATCCGAATGCATGCATAATAGCATAG